From the Myxococcus stipitatus genome, the window TGTCGCTGCGTCCGCGCGGGGTGAGGCCTGAGAGGCCGCGCTTCTTGTACGCGTAGTACCAGCGCTCGAGCGTGGCCGCCGAGTAGCAGCGGCTCACCTCGGCGCCCGGCGGTACGAAGCGCTGCTGGGTGAGAGACTCGAGCGCCGAGGCGAGCTGGCCTCGGTCCATCTGCGCTTGGGTGAGGGCGCCGATGACGCCGTGGCGAAACACCGCCACCGCCTCGGCGTGGGACTTCGGGGTGAGGCTCTTCATTTCGCGCGGACTTCCCATACCGCCCCCTCATCCCGACATGGGCCTCTTGGGAGGGCAGACGCCTACCGTCCCGCCGCAGGCAGGGCTTCGAGGATGGGGCGTGTCGGGTGGGATGGACTTTGGCGAGGGGAGCGCCGCTGGCCGTGGAGCAAGCCCCTCAGTGTGCGCGCTCGGCGCCCCGGAACGCGCAAGCGGACAGCGATGGCGGTCCCGTCGCCGGGAGTGCGAAGGCGGCGACTGTCGTCGCCGCTCGTGCGGCCACTGCTCGCGCCGTCCAGTCCGTGGGCGCTGGCCGCACGCAGCACAGCAGTTTCCCGACTCTGGCCTCCCCGGCCCAGCGGCAGAGGGAGTCCCAGCGCCCGACGCTCCCGGGTCCCACCACGGCCCACGGACTGACGCGTCGGCGTACCGCCGCGGCTGTCAGCGACTCGAGACCCCACAGGGCGAGCGCCCAGGCGACGGCCGCGAGCGAATACAGCTTCCTGCCCAGCACCTCCGAGGGCACGACCGTCTGCGACACGCCACACCTACGGCAGCGGTAGCGTCGCACACGCAACTCCACGAGGACGGGCGACGCGCCGGCCTCCAGCGGCCCGCGTACCTGGCGGCTCCGGCTTCCGTGCCCATGAAGCCCCAGAGGCCCTCCCACAGGGCGGCTCGCCGCGCCGCACGCGGCGCAGCTCGCCGGACGTACCGCCGAGACGGACGGCAGCTGTGCAGCCCAGGACTTGACGCCGACGCGCGTCCGTACGACTTCTTGGGGGCCTCGCTTCTCTCTCACACTTTGAGCGGGGCGCTCGACCTGTGAGCGTGTTGCCGCACGCTCCAGGTC encodes:
- a CDS encoding transposase family protein; this encodes MREKRGPQEVVRTRVGVKSWAAQLPSVSAVRPASCAACGAASRPVGGPLGLHGHGSRSRQVRGPLEAGASPVLVELRVRRYRCRRCGVSQTVVPSEVLGRKLYSLAAVAWALALWGLESLTAAAVRRRVSPWAVVGPGSVGRWDSLCRWAGEARVGKLLCCVRPAPTDWTARAVAARAATTVAAFALPATGPPSLSACAFRGAERAH